One region of Flavobacterium pisciphilum genomic DNA includes:
- the katG gene encoding catalase/peroxidase HPI — MENNSNDISKCPFHNASQQQAITNGGTKNQDWWPNQLRVNILRQHSSLSNPMGDDFNYAEEFKSLDIEALKKDLHFLMTDSQDWWPADFGHYGGLFIRMAWHSAGTYRVGDGRGGAGAGQQRFAPLNSWPDNVNLDKARRLLWPIKQKYGRKISWADLMILTGNVALESMGFKTFGFAGGRTDVWEPEQDVYWGSEKTWLGGDERYAHAKDTRDLEKPLAAVQMGLIYVNPEGPNGTPDPIAAAKDIRDTFGRMAMNDEETVALIAGGHTFGKTHGAASADLVGNDPEAEDLEMQGLGWNNSFGTGKGADTISSGLEVIWTKTPTQWSNNFFENLFGFEWELSKSPAGAHQWVAKNAEAFIPDAYDSSKKHLPTMLTTDLSLRLDPEYEKISRRFLENPDQFADAFARAWFKLTHRDMGPRALYLGADVPSEELLWQDPIPSVNHEVINENDIASLKEKIAASGLNVSELVSTAWASASTFRGSDKRGGANGARIRLAPQKDWQVNNPVRLQKVLDVLESIQSEFNSAQSNNKKVSLADIIVLAGGVGVEKAAKAAGNEINVPFSVGRADASQEQTDVESFGFLEPIADGFRNYKKNKYTVATEALLIDKAQLLTLTAPELTVLVGGLRALDSNFDGSKKGVLTERPEVLTNDFFVNLLDLGTVWKAVSEEKEEYIGYDRITGKVKWTGSRADLVFGSNSELRALAEVYASADAQKQFVTDFVAAWTKVMNLDRFDLI; from the coding sequence ATGGAAAACAATTCAAACGACATCAGTAAATGCCCATTTCATAATGCAAGCCAACAGCAAGCAATTACAAATGGTGGTACTAAAAATCAAGATTGGTGGCCAAACCAACTAAGAGTTAATATACTACGCCAGCATTCCTCTTTATCAAACCCAATGGGGGACGATTTCAATTATGCAGAAGAATTTAAGAGCCTTGATATAGAAGCACTAAAAAAAGACCTTCATTTTCTGATGACCGATTCACAAGATTGGTGGCCTGCAGATTTTGGACATTATGGTGGTTTGTTTATCCGTATGGCATGGCATAGTGCTGGTACTTATAGAGTAGGTGATGGACGTGGAGGTGCAGGAGCTGGGCAACAACGTTTTGCTCCGCTTAACAGCTGGCCAGACAATGTGAATCTTGATAAAGCAAGAAGATTGCTTTGGCCTATCAAACAAAAGTATGGAAGAAAAATTTCATGGGCAGATTTAATGATTCTTACAGGAAACGTTGCATTAGAATCTATGGGTTTTAAAACCTTTGGTTTTGCAGGAGGTCGTACTGATGTATGGGAGCCAGAGCAAGATGTGTACTGGGGATCAGAAAAAACATGGCTTGGAGGTGACGAAAGATATGCGCATGCTAAAGATACACGTGATTTAGAAAAACCACTTGCTGCTGTTCAAATGGGATTAATCTATGTTAATCCAGAAGGACCAAACGGAACTCCTGATCCAATCGCAGCTGCCAAAGATATCCGTGATACTTTTGGACGTATGGCAATGAATGATGAAGAAACAGTTGCGCTTATTGCAGGAGGTCACACTTTTGGGAAAACTCACGGTGCTGCTTCAGCAGATTTAGTAGGGAATGATCCGGAAGCGGAGGATTTAGAGATGCAAGGTTTAGGATGGAACAATAGTTTTGGTACAGGAAAAGGAGCAGACACAATTTCGAGTGGTTTAGAAGTAATTTGGACTAAAACACCAACGCAATGGAGTAATAACTTTTTCGAAAATCTTTTTGGTTTCGAATGGGAACTTTCTAAAAGCCCTGCAGGTGCACATCAATGGGTGGCTAAAAATGCAGAAGCTTTTATCCCAGATGCTTACGATAGTTCAAAAAAGCATCTTCCAACGATGTTAACTACCGATTTATCATTGCGATTGGACCCTGAATATGAAAAAATATCACGACGTTTTCTAGAAAATCCAGATCAATTTGCTGATGCATTTGCTAGAGCATGGTTTAAATTAACTCACCGTGATATGGGACCACGCGCTTTATATCTTGGAGCAGATGTGCCTTCGGAAGAATTACTTTGGCAAGACCCAATTCCGAGTGTTAATCATGAAGTGATAAATGAAAATGATATTGCTTCACTTAAAGAAAAAATAGCAGCATCAGGATTAAACGTATCCGAACTGGTTTCTACTGCATGGGCTTCGGCATCAACATTTCGTGGTTCAGACAAACGTGGTGGAGCAAATGGGGCTCGTATCAGACTAGCACCTCAAAAAGACTGGCAGGTTAATAATCCTGTAAGATTGCAAAAAGTATTAGATGTACTAGAAAGCATTCAATCAGAATTTAACTCGGCACAATCTAATAACAAAAAAGTTTCTCTTGCCGATATTATAGTATTAGCAGGTGGTGTAGGAGTAGAAAAAGCGGCTAAGGCTGCTGGAAACGAAATTAATGTTCCATTTTCTGTAGGTCGTGCAGATGCTTCGCAAGAGCAAACAGATGTTGAATCGTTTGGGTTCTTAGAGCCTATAGCCGATGGTTTTAGAAACTATAAAAAGAACAAATATACTGTTGCAACAGAGGCTTTATTGATAGATAAAGCACAATTATTAACGCTTACTGCACCAGAGTTAACGGTACTTGTAGGAGGGTTACGTGCATTAGATTCTAATTTTGACGGATCTAAAAAAGGGGTGCTTACAGAACGCCCAGAAGTACTTACCAATGACTTTTTTGTAAACTTACTTGACCTTGGTACTGTTTGGAAAGCAGTTTCAGAAGAAAAAGAAGAATATATTGGATATGACCGCATAACAGGAAAGGTAAAATGGACAGGCTCACGTGCTGATCTTGTATTTGGTTCTAATTCAGAACTTAGAGCTTTAGCCGAAGTTTATGCTAGTGCAGATGCTCAAAAACAATTTGTAACTGATTTTGTTGCAGCTTGGACTAAAGTTATGAATCTTGATCGTTTTGATTTAATTTAA
- a CDS encoding lipocalin family protein, protein MKHNGKIVVAISLMALMTACKKMEDKQIQENSNEPTKMVESSHFSKEQLVGDWVQPNPINSKEVQGFSLLENGTAQSINMATLLYEKWWMDNDELFLVAKSIGNRQQSVDTLAYKIIKLDNSSLSIKYKNGNDQVVEEYSKK, encoded by the coding sequence ATGAAACACAATGGAAAAATTGTAGTAGCTATTTCTCTAATGGCACTAATGACAGCATGTAAAAAAATGGAAGACAAACAAATTCAGGAAAACAGCAATGAGCCTACAAAAATGGTTGAATCAAGTCATTTTTCAAAAGAGCAACTTGTAGGTGATTGGGTACAGCCCAACCCAATTAACAGCAAAGAAGTGCAAGGATTTAGTTTGCTAGAAAACGGAACAGCCCAATCGATTAATATGGCAACACTGTTATATGAAAAATGGTGGATGGATAATGATGAATTATTTCTTGTAGCAAAAAGCATTGGAAACCGTCAGCAATCAGTAGATACATTGGCATATAAAATCATCAAATTGGATAACAGCAGCTTATCTATAAAATATAAAAATGGTAATGATCAAGTTGTAGAAGAATACAGCAAGAAATAA
- a CDS encoding helix-turn-helix domain-containing protein produces MDEILKEFEHFYSLTSTWQQNYIDEFGCTMISDRIMSFPKEVADGAAYFMEISPDMAVVVFDATLKEKIRFTRIQTDEDFWIIYYDLSDRFNKHVVNGVKHKIGYKSKLSFGIVDNQIRSSYVPEIGNRSYLFRLLISKKMIKSFFEKEVLEKRLNAFLKNNIQKMFFYGHIDSRSKLVLYELKQQRMEDFNYEFLLKNASYKILTYFFERLVNQGANMKSLLEKDVEAVMKSQDFLLSDLLLPFPGILTLAEIANMSVSKFSNVYKNIYGKSPALFFRIEKLELAKELLENGDFKSIADLSDALGYSKTAYFSSIYKKHFGVFPNPI; encoded by the coding sequence ATGGATGAAATTCTTAAAGAATTTGAGCATTTTTATTCTTTGACTTCTACATGGCAACAAAACTATATTGATGAGTTTGGCTGTACTATGATTAGTGACAGAATAATGAGTTTCCCTAAAGAAGTTGCTGATGGTGCAGCCTATTTTATGGAAATTTCCCCAGATATGGCTGTAGTTGTTTTTGATGCGACATTAAAGGAAAAAATCCGATTTACACGAATACAAACCGATGAGGATTTTTGGATTATATATTATGATTTAAGCGATCGTTTTAACAAACATGTGGTTAATGGTGTAAAACATAAAATTGGTTATAAATCCAAATTGAGTTTTGGAATTGTAGACAATCAAATTAGAAGTTCCTACGTACCTGAGATTGGTAACAGAAGTTATTTGTTTCGGTTATTGATTAGTAAAAAAATGATTAAAAGTTTTTTTGAAAAAGAGGTACTAGAAAAGAGACTAAACGCTTTCTTAAAAAATAACATACAAAAAATGTTTTTTTATGGGCATATTGATAGTAGGAGCAAACTAGTGCTTTATGAGCTGAAGCAACAGCGTATGGAGGATTTTAATTATGAGTTTCTTTTAAAAAATGCTTCTTATAAGATATTGACTTATTTCTTTGAAAGATTAGTAAATCAAGGTGCTAATATGAAATCGTTACTCGAAAAAGATGTCGAGGCAGTTATGAAAAGCCAAGATTTTTTATTATCAGATCTTCTACTGCCTTTTCCCGGAATACTAACCTTAGCAGAGATTGCCAATATGTCGGTTTCTAAATTTTCAAATGTGTATAAAAATATATATGGAAAAAGTCCTGCTTTATTTTTTAGAATTGAAAAATTAGAATTGGCCAAAGAATTATTAGAAAATGGAGATTTCAAATCAATTGCTGATTTGTCTGATGCATTGGGTTATAGCAAAACAGCCTATTTCTCTTCTATTTATAAAAAGCACTTTGGTGTTTTTCCTAATCCCATCTAA
- a CDS encoding tetratricopeptide repeat protein yields the protein MDSTLNAVKKYLKNSPNEGYKVSKNIYHIALKENYPLGRCFALLNMGNCKGKLRDYNEALNYLEESKEIAQEIKNDSLLLYADLAIAVQHGRMHLNTLAIAQLDECLTRVNCLQGDSKPYFLGRLYSFKACFSGGLKNKPTEEEFIELHKKAAYYFSKVKGVPNIALVNIGDTYMSSSKFDLAEYYFKKALLDYQKKNLSCSEIILSNLAEVYYRKHDYANAIVYLDSSTVLAKRQRIYYVLAGNYALYKKIAEQKGSNQEVINYQNLELVYKDSTQMAEQRSMIDGTNYVVSKAEADKAVLMNKSIILLIGAGVLIISLLVCSYWQFCYKNKLKLEAKQKKKEIEQKATQIVSLKQKVTTSYDEVIEMAKKNDPLFMVVFKELYPVFYLKLIAVQPDLTITEQKICFYLKLKFSTKEIADYTFVTAKAIQNRKNRLRKRLFLQEGEDIYKYFD from the coding sequence ATGGATAGCACTTTAAATGCTGTAAAAAAGTATTTAAAAAACTCCCCAAATGAAGGGTATAAAGTTTCAAAAAATATATATCATATTGCATTAAAAGAGAATTATCCCTTAGGTCGTTGTTTTGCTTTGCTAAACATGGGAAACTGCAAAGGAAAACTTCGTGATTATAATGAGGCATTGAATTATTTAGAAGAATCTAAAGAAATTGCACAAGAAATCAAGAATGATTCTCTTTTGCTTTATGCCGACTTAGCCATTGCAGTGCAACATGGGCGAATGCATCTCAACACATTAGCAATAGCTCAATTAGATGAATGTTTGACAAGGGTTAATTGTTTGCAAGGAGATTCAAAACCCTATTTTTTAGGCAGATTATATAGCTTTAAAGCTTGTTTTTCGGGTGGTCTTAAAAATAAACCTACTGAAGAAGAATTTATAGAACTACATAAAAAAGCAGCCTATTATTTTAGTAAGGTTAAAGGAGTTCCTAACATTGCTTTGGTGAATATTGGAGATACGTATATGTCTTCTAGCAAATTTGATTTAGCTGAATATTATTTTAAAAAGGCTTTACTTGATTATCAGAAAAAGAACCTCAGTTGTTCCGAAATAATACTAAGTAATTTAGCCGAAGTATATTATAGAAAACATGATTATGCAAATGCCATTGTTTATTTAGATAGTTCTACCGTATTGGCAAAACGCCAAAGAATCTATTATGTTTTGGCAGGGAATTATGCATTATATAAAAAGATAGCTGAGCAAAAAGGTTCTAATCAAGAAGTGATTAATTATCAGAACTTAGAGCTGGTTTATAAAGATAGCACTCAAATGGCTGAACAGAGAAGCATGATTGATGGAACTAATTATGTTGTTTCTAAAGCCGAGGCAGATAAGGCAGTATTAATGAATAAAAGTATCATTTTGCTAATTGGGGCAGGAGTACTTATAATCAGTTTGTTGGTGTGTTCCTACTGGCAGTTTTGTTATAAAAACAAACTAAAATTAGAGGCGAAACAAAAGAAGAAAGAAATAGAGCAAAAAGCGACTCAAATTGTGTCCTTAAAGCAGAAAGTAACTACGTCTTATGATGAGGTAATAGAAATGGCTAAAAAGAACGACCCCTTGTTTATGGTTGTGTTCAAAGAGTTGTATCCCGTTTTTTATTTAAAGTTAATAGCAGTACAACCCGATTTGACTATTACAGAACAAAAGATATGTTTTTACCTTAAACTTAAATTCTCGACCAAAGAAATTGCAGATTACACCTTTGTAACTGCAAAGGCAATACAGAATAGAAAAAATCGCTTGCGAAAGCGTCTTTTCTTGCAAGAAGGAGAGGATATTTATAAATATTTCGATTAG
- a CDS encoding helix-turn-helix transcriptional regulator, with amino-acid sequence MKVVNYDFDTNSNWLDVVANAMGGVIEGNTLKADNDLYKGIHLVSEIEEGVTIILADITYKETMLVKSKNDMDTSFVCLCFYLFESNVDFIFDGSSVQFGELDYNFLMIDGTLRVAHQVNKKGTKAYIICIIIKKNAIKDYLKKVHKFTDDVFLDTKKNTIINLDRMPHESLDLIKDFRKTPRENPFYEMNFKALVYKLLDNYLEQVKTKKMIIGKVVNDDIKRIIVSQKFLQNSDEGVFPGIDFLASEALMSASKYKKMFTKILGLSPAVYFYNNKLEKAKELLETKQYTVGEIAEKLKFSNVSYFSKGFSKRYGVSPKEYQNLL; translated from the coding sequence ATGAAAGTGGTGAACTATGATTTTGATACAAATTCCAACTGGCTTGACGTAGTAGCAAATGCTATGGGGGGCGTAATTGAAGGCAATACTTTAAAGGCAGATAATGATCTATATAAAGGAATACATTTAGTCTCTGAGATAGAAGAAGGAGTTACGATAATACTGGCAGACATAACTTATAAAGAGACCATGTTAGTAAAATCTAAAAACGATATGGATACTAGTTTTGTATGCTTATGTTTTTACCTATTCGAGTCCAATGTTGATTTTATTTTTGATGGAAGCTCAGTACAATTTGGGGAACTAGATTATAATTTTTTGATGATAGATGGAACTTTAAGAGTAGCCCATCAGGTTAATAAAAAAGGAACTAAGGCTTATATTATTTGTATTATTATAAAAAAGAATGCTATTAAAGACTACTTGAAAAAAGTTCATAAATTTACAGATGATGTTTTTCTTGACACTAAAAAAAATACAATTATCAATCTGGACAGAATGCCCCATGAAAGTTTAGATTTAATAAAAGATTTTAGAAAAACACCACGAGAAAACCCATTTTATGAAATGAATTTTAAAGCTCTTGTCTATAAATTATTAGATAATTATTTAGAGCAGGTAAAGACAAAAAAAATGATTATTGGCAAAGTAGTTAATGATGATATAAAAAGAATAATTGTCTCTCAAAAATTTTTGCAAAATAGTGATGAAGGTGTTTTCCCTGGAATTGATTTTTTGGCTAGTGAGGCGTTAATGTCTGCATCTAAATACAAAAAAATGTTTACCAAAATCTTAGGATTATCTCCTGCGGTATATTTTTATAATAACAAACTAGAAAAAGCAAAAGAACTCTTAGAAACAAAGCAATATACAGTTGGAGAAATAGCTGAGAAGTTAAAATTCTCTAACGTTTCTTATTTTTCAAAAGGGTTTAGCAAACGATATGGAGTTTCTCCAAAAGAATATCAAAATTTACTATAA